A window of Pseudoalteromonas sp. MEBiC 03607 genomic DNA:
TACAATAAATATAGCTATCCAACCTAAAACGTCTTCAAGCAAGTGCCAGTTTAAAACTCGTTCATTTAAGGTCTTTCCATGACTTAGCTTATAGGCAGCGTAACCGTTTACCACCATGCCAAAAATAGCTAATAAAAGCATTCCTTCGACTTGAGGCATTTCGGGGTTAGCTAATCTTGGTATGGCCTCAATTAGTATAAAAACAGAACCAACAGTTAATACCAAACCGTTAATCAATGCGCCAAGCAATGAAAAGCGCTTGTAACCATATGAAAACTGGCTAGAGGCAGGCTTGTTACTGAGCTTATTTAATCCCCATGCGGTGCCTATGGAGATGCTATCTCCTAAATCATGGATAGCATCTGCCATGATTGCCGTACTATTGGTTAACCAACCTCCGATAAATTCGATGATGGTAAACGTGAGGTTTAGAAAAAAAGCCCAGCCAATGCGTCTCGAAGCGTCCTCATCATTGTGAGGGTGATCATGACCGTGAGAGTGGTTATGCATGTTGAGCCTCGGCGGTTACATTTTTTCTTCTAAGCCTTTGTACATTCCAATTAATGATATGACGGATAAAGTTTTGGTACGCCCAACGTTTAATACCCGTTAGATTGGTTCCCTGCTCAGCATAGAATTCATCGGGTGAGTCATAAAAGCCAAAGTCGTCGTGTATGCCTTCTTTTTGAATATAAGTATCTTTACCAACCCAGTTCGTCTCTGGGTTACTTATGCAGGTAGTAGCTATTCCATAACCACAAAAATTATCTTTAGCTTGACTGAATTTGGATTGAATTGAACTTAGGTAAGCTTCGTCGAGAATGAAGCCTTCTAAATTGATCCACTTACCTTCATAGAGCACTTCTACCCAGCTATGGATAATGGATTTTGGGGCAAGCCAAAATACATAAGAAGGAATAGCGCCTTTCTGAAGCTGTTGGTCAATCGTGAAACCATGAAATCGGCACTGAATACCAAGCGCTCGGAATAGAGCCATTAACAAGTTTCCCTTGGTATTGCACTGTCCATAGCCATCCGCTAAAACTTCACTCGCAGATATATCATCGCTGCGGTTGTAACCAAACTGAATCTCATCTTTAACAAAGGTGTAAGCAGCTCCTATTGTGTTGTATTCATCCATTGTATTCCAATTCCGATCTGCTATTAGAGATTGGATGCTGTGATCATCTAAGTCTAATATTTGTGTTTTCTCTAAATAATTAGCACTCATTATCCATCTCCTTTAAGAACATGATTTTGATTTACTTCCACTACAGCTATTGTTTTCGCTTGTTAACTCTGCGTTGCTCAGCTCTTTCTTCGCATCAGTAATAATCAGGTAAGCCCCTCTTAAAATTAGGGTTGCAATCACACTACCAATCACAATGTCAGGCCAGCGAGAATCAAGTAGCATCACTAAAACACCAGCAGCAATGACCCCCAAGTTTGCGATCACATCGTTGGCTGAAAATATCCAGCTTGCACGCATATGGACTTCACCATTGCTTTGCATTCTGATTAAAACTAAACAAATGACGTTTGCTATTAATGCTACAAAACCAAAGCCGATCATGAACCAAGAGTGAGGCTCACCTTCTCCGAGTCTTCTTACTATGTCAAAGATTACCAGTATTCCGAGTGTCAGCTGAAAGTAACCGCTGATAAGGGCTGCATTGGCTTTATGCTTTAAAGATCGGCTCACGGCATATAGAGCAATACCATAGACAATTGCGTCAGCCAGCATATCCATTGAATCTGCTATCAAAGCCGTTGAGTTTGCATATAGGCCCACAGTAATCTCAACGCAGAACATAACCGCATTAATACCTAGCAACCAATACAGCACATGTTTTTGTTTCGCATCTTTTAGTTCGACTTCGCAACCACAACCACTCATTGCACGGCCTTAGTTATTTGCTTGATAACTTAACTATAAAGTCTATAGTGACTATAGAGTCAAGATTTAGGACTAAAGTTTTATGAAGATAGGTGAACTTTCAAAAACGACAGGGTGTTCGATACAAACAATTCGGTATTACGAGAAAGAAGGGTTGCTTTCAACTCCTGAACGTACTGAAGGGAATTACAGGTTATACGGTGAACGGGCTTTAAAAGAATTAGAGTTTATAAAGCATTGCCGAAGTTTGGATATCCCTCTAACAGATGTTAAACGCCTTATGGAACTGAAAAATAAGCCAGAAGAAAGCTGTGCAAGTGTTAATAAGCTCATTGCTCAACAATTGGCCTTAGTTAACAATCGAATGAGAGAACTCAAAGCACTAAAAGCTGAGCTTCAACAAATGGCAAGTTTGTGTACAACTGAAAACACCATTGAAGCGTGTGGAATAATTAAGTCACTTGATAGTTAGAATTGTCATTCATTTTCTATCCGTGTTGTGTACGAATAACTATATTTTATTACGTTCATGTACGAAATTTATTTAATGTACTTTCGTTCACTTGATTGTTAAGATGTACGAAAGTTACAGGTTTCGTACATATGAAAGTTGGTTTTGCAAGAGTCTCAACTAAAGAGCAAGATTTAAATATTCAACTGTCCAAGTTGGACGCTCATGGCTGTGAAAAAATATTTCAAGGAAAACAGTCAGGTGCTTCCATTAGAAATGAAGAAAAGCTAAAGGAACTCATCGATTTTATCAGGGAGGGTGATGAGGTAATTGTTACTCGCCTTGATCGGCTAGGCCGATCATTAAAGTCTATTCTTGAGGCTATTGAAAGTATCCACAAAAAGGGGGCTTGTTTAAATATTATCGACGGCTCTCTCAATACTAAAAATGATAATCCGTTTGCCACCGCCATGATCAACCTATGTGGAGTATTCGCTCAACTTGAGCGGGATCTTATAAAAGCCAGAACCGCAGAAGGTCGCGAAGAAGCGAAGGCTAAAGGCAAACATATGGGTAGGTTGCCTGCTTTATCAGACAAACAAGCGAAAGAATTATATAAAGATAAATTAAATGGTGAATCGATCTCTGCATTAGCGAAGAAATATTCTGTTAGCCGCCCGACGGTTCATCGAACTATTGAAAGAATGGAACAAAAAAATAATAAACAAAAGGAGATGTTATGTGGTCTGATAAAGAGTCAAAAATTGACTTCTTAAACTTTAATGAAACGGCTGAGTCGATTAAAGATCTTATCACTGAAAAGGAATTAATGCCTATTAGTATAGGTGTCTTTGGTGATTGGGGCGCTGGAAAATCCACGATTCTTGAACTTACCAAAGCATCTTTGGAAACTGATGAACAAGAATATATCCAAGTGCATTTCGATGCATGGACTTTCCAAGGATACGATGACGCTAAAGCAGCGCTATTAGAAACAATTGCATCTACTTTAGTAAAAAAAGCAGCAGACGATAAAAATCTAAGTGCAAAAGCAATAGAGTTTGCTGGACGAATAGATAAGATCAGACTGATGGGACTGCTAATGAATGGTGGTGCAGCATTAGCTGGTATACCGACTATGGGTGGTATACAGAAGATCATGGGACTATTCAGTGGTGGTGACGATGGTGAACTTGATGTTGATGATGTAAAAGGTGCTGTCGATGGCGCTAAGGATGTTGCGAAGAAAAACAAAGGTTTGATCAAAGATAAGAAATCATTCTCACCTCCTAAAGAAATTAAAGAATTCCGAAAAGCATATTCTGATCTGTTAAAGGAGTTTGATAAGCCACTTATTGTCTATGTCGATAATTTAGATCGCTGCTCTCCATTTAATGCCATTTCAACACTTGAGGCGATCAGATTATTTCTATTTTTACCAAATACCGCATTTGTCATTGCCGCCGATGAAGACATGATCCGTTTGGCAGTACCTGAATATCACAAAGGTGCATCTCAACGACATCAAACTGATTATTTAGACAAGCTTATTCAAATTCCTGTGCATGTACCAAGGCCCGGTGTTCTTGAGATAAGGGCATATTTAATGATGCTCACCGCTCAAGACCACGGAGTGACAGATGCTCAGTTAGAAGCGATAAGATGTGCCCTTGAAGAATCATTAAGGCTTTCTTGGAAACAACCACAAATTACCGTTGATGAGCTTCTTCAGGATCACGATATCGAAAAGCATTCAGGACTCAGAAGCAAATTTGTAGTTGCTGAACAGTTAGCTCCACTATTAGCTGAATCCACAAACATTAACGGTAACCCTCGCATAGTTAAGCGATTACTCAATCAAGTTAAGATGAGAAAGAAAACGGCTCACCGTCGAGGAATGCAGCTTGACGAGAAAACTATCACTAAGCTGGTAATTTTTGAGAGGTGCTTAGGCACTCAGGCTACTAACAAGCTTTATGAATTAATTGATAAGGAAAACGGATATCCAAAAGTTTTAGCGGATCTCGAAAATTCAGAAGTTGAATTTGATGAAATAAAGTTACCTGAAGAGTGGAAACTCGACCTAGCTTTTATTGATAAATGGTCAAAATTACCTCCAATGTTTACTGAGATGGATTTGACCCCAGCGGCATACCTTAGCCGAGAAAGCATTCCAATGGGTGCTGTTAATGCGGTAATGTCGGGAGCTGCTCAAAAACTTGTAGAAGAATTAATGAAGCAAAAGGTAAGGGTCAGTGGCGTTAACTCTACTGCGATTACCACAACTCCGAAGGAAGAGTACATGTCAGTCATGGATGGTTTGATTGAAAACTTTAAGTTGATTGGTGATTGGACCGAAAAACCAACAGGCATCTATGGAGCCGTGTTACTTGCCAAGCAGGATGATAAATGTTGCTTAAGTCTTCTTACATTCTTAAAAAGCTTGCCTCGTCAAAGGTGGCTCAATCCAATCTTAAAAGAACTAGAGGGAATTAAGTAATATGGGTACGTCCGCATCGTCTACAGGACCGAATAACAAGAGTCCGCTAATTCCATCTTGGGCAGAGCAAGGAGATCCCGTCACAATAGAGCCTGCATCAGGTACTGATGGGGATGATCAAACTGGTTCTGATAACAATCAATCTGATGATCAGAATGACCATACCAACGATATTGACAATGACAAGGTTCAACAAGAAATCGGTGGTTCGCCAACAGCAACGCCACCTCCAAATAGGTTTGCCAGCGCCAGAAGAGCATTTGGTAAATATGCACAAACAGGTGGCTCAACCTCAGATCTAAGGCGTTCATTAAAAAGTTACTCTAGAAAAGGCTCTGGCGGAGGTAAAAGCACAAGCCGGAGACTAGCAAGCGGTATAACGGCTGGTTCTGGATTGCTTGGTGTCATGCGTGGCGACACCGTAACGGTTAATAATCAAAGCTTATCATTAGGTGATCTAACTGGGTTATCGACTGACCAAGCAATTGACAAAATTGCTAGTCATTTGGCACCTGATAATGCCGATTCGGATGCTGTAAGAGTTGCGTTGGATTACGCACTAGAAGAAGCACTCCCCGATACAGAAGAATTTGACCCAAACAGTTTTACTGACGAAGTTATTCAAGAAGCCATAGGCTGTTATTTAACAGATCTTATTTTTCAGGATGTGGTTGAAGGCATGGGCAGAGCTTGGTTTCATGTTGAGCCTGCAAGTAAGCATCATCAAATGGAAGTAGAATTAAGGGAATTAATAAAAGTGATCACACAAGAGCAGTTAGACAAAGTAACTAATGGCAACCCTAGTACTATT
This region includes:
- a CDS encoding recombinase family protein; the protein is MKVGFARVSTKEQDLNIQLSKLDAHGCEKIFQGKQSGASIRNEEKLKELIDFIREGDEVIVTRLDRLGRSLKSILEAIESIHKKGACLNIIDGSLNTKNDNPFATAMINLCGVFAQLERDLIKARTAEGREEAKAKGKHMGRLPALSDKQAKELYKDKLNGESISALAKKYSVSRPTVHRTIERMEQKNNKQKEMLCGLIKSQKLTS
- a CDS encoding cation diffusion facilitator family transporter; protein product: MHNHSHGHDHPHNDEDASRRIGWAFFLNLTFTIIEFIGGWLTNSTAIMADAIHDLGDSISIGTAWGLNKLSNKPASSQFSYGYKRFSLLGALINGLVLTVGSVFILIEAIPRLANPEMPQVEGMLLLAIFGMVVNGYAAYKLSHGKTLNERVLNWHLLEDVLGWIAIFIVSIVLMFVEWPILDPILSIGFTLFILFNVVRTLKTTLMLFLQATPDIDLIENIKSKIVSKAIVGEVHHLHIWSLDGEHNVLTAHIVLNTEISNEELKSYKLELRQELKEFDFAHTTIEIEFIDEQCRDAS
- a CDS encoding cation transporter; its protein translation is MSGCGCEVELKDAKQKHVLYWLLGINAVMFCVEITVGLYANSTALIADSMDMLADAIVYGIALYAVSRSLKHKANAALISGYFQLTLGILVIFDIVRRLGEGEPHSWFMIGFGFVALIANVICLVLIRMQSNGEVHMRASWIFSANDVIANLGVIAAGVLVMLLDSRWPDIVIGSVIATLILRGAYLIITDAKKELSNAELTSENNSCSGSKSKSCS
- a CDS encoding P-loop NTPase fold protein; the protein is MWSDKESKIDFLNFNETAESIKDLITEKELMPISIGVFGDWGAGKSTILELTKASLETDEQEYIQVHFDAWTFQGYDDAKAALLETIASTLVKKAADDKNLSAKAIEFAGRIDKIRLMGLLMNGGAALAGIPTMGGIQKIMGLFSGGDDGELDVDDVKGAVDGAKDVAKKNKGLIKDKKSFSPPKEIKEFRKAYSDLLKEFDKPLIVYVDNLDRCSPFNAISTLEAIRLFLFLPNTAFVIAADEDMIRLAVPEYHKGASQRHQTDYLDKLIQIPVHVPRPGVLEIRAYLMMLTAQDHGVTDAQLEAIRCALEESLRLSWKQPQITVDELLQDHDIEKHSGLRSKFVVAEQLAPLLAESTNINGNPRIVKRLLNQVKMRKKTAHRRGMQLDEKTITKLVIFERCLGTQATNKLYELIDKENGYPKVLADLENSEVEFDEIKLPEEWKLDLAFIDKWSKLPPMFTEMDLTPAAYLSRESIPMGAVNAVMSGAAQKLVEELMKQKVRVSGVNSTAITTTPKEEYMSVMDGLIENFKLIGDWTEKPTGIYGAVLLAKQDDKCCLSLLTFLKSLPRQRWLNPILKELEGIK
- a CDS encoding transglutaminase family protein — protein: MSANYLEKTQILDLDDHSIQSLIADRNWNTMDEYNTIGAAYTFVKDEIQFGYNRSDDISASEVLADGYGQCNTKGNLLMALFRALGIQCRFHGFTIDQQLQKGAIPSYVFWLAPKSIIHSWVEVLYEGKWINLEGFILDEAYLSSIQSKFSQAKDNFCGYGIATTCISNPETNWVGKDTYIQKEGIHDDFGFYDSPDEFYAEQGTNLTGIKRWAYQNFIRHIINWNVQRLRRKNVTAEAQHA
- the cadR gene encoding Cd(II)/Pb(II)-responsive transcriptional regulator, whose translation is MKIGELSKTTGCSIQTIRYYEKEGLLSTPERTEGNYRLYGERALKELEFIKHCRSLDIPLTDVKRLMELKNKPEESCASVNKLIAQQLALVNNRMRELKALKAELQQMASLCTTENTIEACGIIKSLDS